In a single window of the Aminomonas paucivorans DSM 12260 genome:
- a CDS encoding glycine C-acetyltransferase — protein MQFLAEELEAMKQGGLYGTIRTLESPQGAWVTIEGRKVLNLCSNNYLGLCNHPRVVAKTKEYVDRFGVGPGAVRTIAGTMSPHLELERKLAAFKGAEAAILVQSGFCANLATIPTLAPAAEDRIFSDALNHASIIDACKLSKAPVVRYAHSDMDDLKAKLEEHRDAPGRKLLVTDGVFSMDGDVARLPEIVELCEAHGVILVVDDAHGEGVLGRGGRGIVDHFGLHGRVDVEVGTLSKAFGVMGGIAAGSAVLVDYLRQKARPNLFSSALTIPDVAANLAAVEILEESDELVTRLWDNGRFLKKELSALGFDTGHSETPITPVILGEASDAKTFSAKLFEAGIFATAIVFPTVPRGTARIRVMVSAAHSREDLRFAVDTFASVGREMGLLR, from the coding sequence ATGCAGTTTCTGGCGGAGGAACTGGAGGCCATGAAGCAGGGAGGGCTCTACGGCACCATCCGGACCCTGGAGAGCCCCCAGGGGGCCTGGGTGACCATCGAAGGACGGAAGGTCCTGAACCTGTGCTCCAACAACTACCTGGGGCTGTGCAACCACCCCCGGGTGGTGGCCAAGACCAAGGAGTACGTGGATCGATTCGGCGTGGGGCCCGGGGCGGTGCGCACCATCGCGGGCACCATGAGCCCCCACCTGGAGCTGGAGCGCAAGCTGGCGGCCTTCAAGGGGGCGGAGGCGGCCATCCTGGTGCAGTCGGGCTTCTGCGCCAACCTGGCGACCATCCCCACCCTGGCTCCGGCGGCGGAGGACCGGATCTTCAGCGACGCCCTCAACCACGCCTCCATCATCGACGCCTGCAAGCTCTCCAAGGCCCCGGTGGTGCGCTACGCCCACTCGGACATGGACGACCTGAAGGCGAAGCTGGAGGAGCACCGGGACGCTCCGGGGCGCAAGCTGCTGGTCACCGACGGGGTCTTCTCCATGGACGGGGACGTGGCCAGGCTGCCGGAGATCGTGGAACTCTGCGAGGCCCACGGGGTCATCCTGGTGGTGGACGACGCCCACGGGGAAGGGGTCCTGGGCCGGGGCGGCCGGGGCATCGTGGACCACTTCGGCCTCCACGGCCGGGTGGACGTGGAGGTGGGCACCCTCTCCAAGGCCTTCGGGGTCATGGGAGGCATCGCCGCAGGCAGCGCGGTGCTGGTGGACTACCTGCGCCAGAAGGCCCGGCCCAACCTCTTCAGCAGCGCCCTCACGATCCCCGACGTGGCGGCCAACCTGGCGGCGGTGGAGATCCTGGAGGAAAGCGACGAGCTGGTGACCCGGCTTTGGGACAACGGGCGCTTCCTCAAGAAGGAGCTTTCCGCCCTGGGCTTCGACACGGGGCACAGCGAGACCCCCATCACCCCGGTCATCCTGGGGGAGGCCTCCGACGCCAAGACCTTCAGCGCCAAGCTCTTCGAGGCGGGGATCTTCGCCACCGCCATCGTCTTTCCCACGGTGCCCCGGGGCACCGCCCGGATCCGGGTCATGGTCTCCGCCGCCCACTCCCGAGAGGACCTGCGGTTCGCCGTGGACACCTTCGCCTCCGTGGGGCGGGAAATGGGGCTGCTGCGATGA
- a CDS encoding YerC/YecD family TrpR-related protein gives MSEKWKDTLTDQLCKALLALKDPEEIYQFLEDVATIGEIRAFAQRLEVARLLSAGETYPQIAKQTGASTATISRVKKFLDYGADGYKLVLERMKKQD, from the coding sequence ATGTCGGAGAAATGGAAGGACACCCTCACGGACCAGCTTTGCAAGGCCCTGCTCGCCCTGAAGGACCCCGAGGAGATCTACCAGTTCCTGGAGGACGTGGCCACCATCGGGGAAATACGGGCCTTCGCCCAGCGTCTGGAGGTGGCTCGACTCCTGAGCGCCGGGGAGACCTACCCCCAGATCGCCAAGCAGACCGGGGCCAGCACCGCCACCATCAGCCGGGTGAAGAAGTTCCTGGACTACGGGGCGGACGGGTACAAGCTGGTGCTGGAGAGGATGAAGAAGCAGGACTGA
- a CDS encoding NAD-dependent epimerase/dehydratase family protein: MKRIVVTGAGGQIGSELVPHLRGLYGSENVLATDLRPLAGPVFEGGPFAPLDVRDGRAFSDLLGSFRADTLIHLAGILSAKGEDQVALAWDVNVNGSVAALEAARERGTTFFLPSSIAAFGPSTPHRDTPQDTLQRPTTIYGVAKVTLELLCDYYHLKFGMDTRGLRFPGLISHQALPGGGTTDYAVHIYYDAVRTGRYTSFIAPGTFMDMMYMPDALDAVVRLLEADPARLAHRNAFNISAMSFDPEGIAASIRRVLPSFTLDYAVDPLRQGIAESWPDSLDCSAAREEWGFAPRYDLDAMTRDMLERVSAKLGVAA, encoded by the coding sequence ATGAAGCGCATCGTGGTCACCGGCGCGGGAGGGCAGATCGGATCGGAGCTGGTGCCCCACCTGCGGGGCCTCTACGGCTCGGAGAACGTCCTGGCCACGGACCTGCGCCCCCTCGCCGGTCCGGTCTTTGAGGGAGGTCCCTTCGCCCCCCTGGACGTGCGGGACGGCCGGGCCTTCTCGGACCTCCTGGGCTCCTTCCGGGCGGACACCCTGATCCACCTGGCGGGGATCCTCTCCGCCAAGGGAGAGGACCAGGTGGCCCTGGCCTGGGACGTGAACGTCAACGGCTCCGTGGCCGCCCTGGAGGCGGCCCGGGAGCGGGGAACGACCTTCTTCCTCCCCAGCTCCATCGCCGCCTTCGGTCCCTCCACGCCCCACCGGGACACCCCCCAGGACACCCTCCAACGTCCCACCACGATCTACGGGGTGGCCAAGGTGACCCTGGAGCTGCTCTGCGACTACTACCACCTCAAGTTCGGCATGGACACCCGAGGGCTGCGCTTCCCCGGCCTCATCAGCCACCAGGCCCTCCCCGGGGGCGGCACCACGGACTACGCGGTGCACATCTACTACGACGCGGTGCGCACGGGCCGCTACACCAGCTTCATCGCCCCGGGCACCTTCATGGACATGATGTACATGCCCGACGCCCTGGACGCGGTGGTGCGCCTCCTGGAGGCGGACCCCGCCCGGCTGGCGCACCGCAACGCCTTCAACATCTCCGCCATGAGCTTCGACCCCGAGGGAATCGCCGCCTCCATCCGCCGGGTGCTGCCCTCCTTCACCCTGGACTACGCCGTGGACCCCCTACGCCAGGGCATCGCCGAATCCTGGCCTGACTCCCTGGACTGCTCCGCCGCCCGGGAGGAGTGGGGTTTCGCGCCCCGGTATGACCTGGACGCCATGACCCGGGACATGCTGGAACGGGTCTCGGCCAAGCTGGGCGTGGCGGCCTAG
- a CDS encoding methyl-accepting chemotaxis protein, whose amino-acid sequence MSMRQRLYGLAAVAVLAAAIMGFLAYFNSRSIVEAQIQRGGLVAAESAASNVTNWLEGRMEIVATASRNCSYLWNNYGIAGQLLKPYLQNLTKSYKDMGFMDVFLALEDGTFIDGVGWTPPADWDARTRPWYKAALDAGNTILTTPYVDSNTGDMIVSLAVPLLDDSGAALGVLGADMSLKSLIAMVSQQRILGAGFGVLVGPDGTVVAHPSKDVVMKENMTKPSKVIPPALAEAGGRMVKGEKGTAVYRSAEGDQRILFYQPLPQGWSLGLVVPQDELLGPIATLGLRQLGVAAATILLLGFLVVTLSRSLMKPLQHLLAVSGEVEKGDLTLSTGMGGTDEMSQLGRALDGVIGAQRQILLELRREGDQMGRQSRTLEEIAGKTESTLEQVKERAGVLSRMADENAQAVEAANAGVEEVASSAQGSALAASEASSYAETLKGNAEGAETLIRNTADRVGEMAQSFRQVSGAVAQLNDQASRIDQIVTTIAGIADQTNLLALNAAIEAARAGEAGRGFAVVAEEVRKLAEESNSAARSIGDLARGIVAGTGVAVQSAGSGVALAESVERETGLMRQRIAEVLGAITQIVDQIQNVAATSQEQSAGAQEMAASVERLSRGTQSARDLSEEILRVVSELADTSRKLGEASGQLDQFAGSFQEMMRRYRLEGDAPVRALGA is encoded by the coding sequence ATGTCCATGCGTCAACGTCTTTATGGTCTGGCGGCGGTCGCCGTGTTGGCTGCGGCGATTATGGGTTTCTTGGCCTACTTCAACAGCCGAAGCATCGTGGAGGCCCAGATCCAGAGAGGGGGTCTCGTGGCGGCGGAATCCGCCGCGTCCAACGTGACCAACTGGCTGGAGGGACGCATGGAGATCGTGGCCACGGCCTCCCGCAACTGTTCCTACCTCTGGAACAACTACGGCATCGCCGGACAGCTCCTGAAACCCTATCTCCAGAACCTAACGAAATCCTACAAAGACATGGGCTTCATGGACGTCTTCCTGGCCCTGGAAGACGGCACCTTCATCGATGGGGTGGGCTGGACTCCTCCGGCGGACTGGGACGCCCGGACGCGGCCTTGGTACAAGGCGGCACTGGACGCGGGGAACACCATCCTCACCACTCCCTATGTGGATTCCAACACCGGGGACATGATCGTCTCCCTGGCCGTCCCGTTGCTGGACGACTCGGGGGCGGCTCTCGGCGTTCTGGGGGCGGACATGAGCCTCAAATCGCTCATCGCCATGGTCTCCCAGCAGCGCATCCTGGGGGCGGGCTTCGGCGTTTTGGTGGGGCCGGACGGCACGGTGGTGGCCCATCCTTCCAAGGACGTGGTGATGAAGGAGAACATGACCAAGCCCTCCAAGGTGATCCCTCCCGCCCTGGCGGAGGCGGGAGGCCGGATGGTGAAGGGGGAGAAGGGAACCGCCGTCTACCGGTCCGCGGAGGGAGACCAGCGGATCCTCTTCTACCAGCCCCTTCCGCAGGGCTGGAGCCTGGGCCTGGTGGTTCCCCAGGACGAACTGCTGGGACCCATCGCCACCCTGGGCCTGAGGCAGCTGGGGGTGGCGGCTGCCACCATCCTGCTTCTGGGCTTCCTGGTGGTCACCTTGAGCCGCAGCCTCATGAAGCCTCTCCAGCACCTTCTGGCGGTTTCCGGAGAGGTGGAGAAGGGGGACCTCACCCTCTCCACGGGCATGGGGGGCACCGACGAGATGTCCCAGCTGGGGCGCGCCCTGGACGGGGTCATCGGGGCGCAGCGGCAGATCCTCCTGGAGCTTCGCCGGGAGGGAGACCAGATGGGGCGTCAGTCCCGGACACTGGAGGAGATTGCCGGGAAGACCGAATCTACCTTGGAACAGGTGAAGGAGCGGGCGGGAGTGCTTTCCCGGATGGCCGACGAGAACGCCCAGGCGGTGGAGGCGGCCAACGCGGGGGTGGAGGAGGTGGCCTCCTCCGCCCAGGGTTCCGCCCTGGCGGCCTCGGAGGCTTCCTCCTACGCGGAGACCCTCAAGGGCAACGCCGAGGGGGCGGAGACCCTGATCCGCAACACCGCCGACCGGGTGGGGGAGATGGCCCAGTCCTTCCGGCAGGTCTCCGGAGCGGTGGCTCAGCTCAACGACCAGGCCAGCCGGATCGACCAGATCGTCACCACCATCGCGGGCATCGCGGACCAGACGAACCTTCTGGCCCTGAACGCCGCTATCGAGGCGGCCCGGGCGGGGGAGGCGGGACGGGGCTTCGCGGTGGTGGCGGAGGAGGTGCGCAAGCTGGCGGAGGAGTCCAACTCCGCCGCCCGGAGCATCGGCGACCTGGCCCGGGGCATCGTGGCGGGCACCGGGGTGGCGGTGCAGAGCGCCGGGAGCGGCGTCGCCCTGGCCGAATCGGTGGAGAGGGAGACGGGGCTCATGCGGCAGCGCATCGCCGAGGTCCTGGGGGCCATCACCCAGATCGTGGACCAGATCCAGAACGTGGCGGCCACGTCCCAGGAGCAGTCCGCCGGGGCCCAGGAGATGGCCGCGTCGGTGGAGCGCCTTTCCCGGGGAACCCAGTCCGCCCGGGACCTCTCGGAGGAGATCCTCCGGGTGGTCTCGGAGCTGGCGGATACCTCCCGGAAGCTGGGGGAGGCCTCGGGGCAGCTGGACCAGTTCGCCGGGTCCTTCCAGGAGATGATGCGTCGCTACCGCCTGGAGGGGGATGCCCCGGTCCGGGCGCTGGGAGCCTGA
- a CDS encoding YerC/YecD family TrpR-related protein: MTTQWKDSLTDQLCQALLCLKDPEEAYQFLEDVATIAEIRALSQRLEVARRLLAGETYPVISSQTGASTATISRVKKCVDYGLDGYRLALDRIAKPSA; the protein is encoded by the coding sequence GTGACCACCCAGTGGAAGGACAGTTTGACCGACCAGCTCTGCCAGGCCCTTTTGTGTCTGAAGGACCCCGAGGAGGCCTACCAGTTCCTGGAGGACGTGGCCACCATCGCGGAGATCCGCGCCCTCTCGCAGCGCCTCGAAGTGGCCCGCCGCCTCCTGGCGGGGGAGACCTACCCGGTCATCTCCAGCCAGACCGGCGCCAGCACCGCCACCATCAGCCGGGTGAAGAAGTGCGTGGACTACGGCCTGGACGGGTACCGCCTCGCCCTGGACCGCATCGCCAAACCCTCCGCCTGA
- a CDS encoding lysophospholipid acyltransferase family protein — MTGPQPWIWKALGVAGGLFRALPHPGAVRLGGLLGRTVARCTPERVERAVGRCERFLAVDRGEARRIVLGAYDHFGRSAAEFLRFPALVGHLGDWVTLEGEEHLRGALDRGKGVVLLTAHLGSWEMAAGVLAERGFPMNAIGAQQRDPRITDLIAELRLLHGVVTVGKGFDLKAAIQCLREGRILGILLDQDARDKGLVSPFLGAPASTPVGPVKLAHKLGAAVVPLQTVRLPDGVHHRLTLYPPLEDPRGIPFGEDAQASVDRCNGVLSRWIREHPDQWMWMYPRWATTLGDR, encoded by the coding sequence TTGCCCCACCCGGGAGCGGTGCGGCTGGGGGGGCTTTTGGGCCGGACCGTGGCCCGCTGCACCCCCGAGCGGGTGGAGCGGGCGGTGGGGCGGTGCGAACGGTTTCTCGCCGTGGACCGGGGGGAGGCGCGGCGCATCGTCCTGGGGGCCTACGACCATTTCGGCCGTTCCGCGGCGGAGTTCCTCCGGTTTCCCGCCCTGGTGGGACACCTGGGAGACTGGGTGACCCTGGAGGGGGAGGAACACCTGCGGGGAGCCCTGGACCGGGGCAAGGGGGTGGTGCTCCTCACCGCCCACCTGGGAAGCTGGGAGATGGCCGCAGGGGTGCTGGCGGAGCGGGGGTTCCCCATGAACGCCATCGGGGCGCAGCAGCGGGACCCTCGGATCACGGACCTCATCGCGGAGCTGCGCCTTCTCCACGGGGTGGTCACCGTGGGGAAGGGCTTCGACCTGAAGGCCGCCATCCAGTGTCTCCGGGAGGGACGCATCCTGGGCATCCTGCTGGACCAGGACGCCCGGGACAAGGGATTGGTGTCCCCCTTTCTGGGAGCCCCCGCCAGCACCCCCGTGGGGCCGGTGAAGCTGGCCCACAAGCTGGGAGCGGCGGTGGTGCCCCTCCAGACCGTGCGCCTTCCCGACGGGGTGCACCATCGCCTGACCCTCTATCCCCCCCTGGAAGACCCCCGGGGGATCCCCTTCGGGGAGGACGCCCAGGCCTCGGTGGACCGGTGCAACGGCGTCCTTTCCCGGTGGATCCGGGAGCACCCGGACCAGTGGATGTGGATGTACCCCCGCTGGGCCACCACCCTGGGAGACCGATGA
- a CDS encoding GntR family transcriptional regulator, whose product MEQNLTLEELAARMGGDSTAPYFIAGVLREAIYRGVLPEGQPLHQAQLALRLGVSPIPLREALRLLETEGLVSFQGYRGAMVTALSVEEAQELYEMVAALETNLLRIAFPRITRRILEDAARTLDQMEAEGDCIRWRDLNQVFHNLFYEPADRPLTLDMLARLRQKTDRNIRQHLVSMREESQRQHRGILAAVEARDLPRALEALGEHLAYTSNDLQSYMRLEEGAKKRR is encoded by the coding sequence GTGGAACAGAACCTGACCCTGGAGGAACTGGCGGCGCGCATGGGCGGGGACAGCACCGCCCCCTACTTCATCGCCGGGGTGCTGCGGGAGGCCATCTACCGGGGGGTCCTCCCGGAAGGGCAGCCCCTTCACCAGGCCCAACTGGCCCTTCGGTTGGGGGTGAGCCCCATCCCCCTGCGGGAGGCCCTGCGGCTTTTGGAGACGGAGGGGCTGGTGAGCTTTCAGGGCTACCGGGGAGCCATGGTGACCGCCCTGTCGGTGGAGGAGGCCCAGGAACTCTACGAGATGGTGGCGGCCCTGGAGACGAACCTGCTGCGCATCGCCTTCCCCCGCATCACCCGGCGCATCCTGGAGGACGCCGCCCGCACCCTGGATCAGATGGAGGCGGAAGGGGACTGCATCCGTTGGCGGGACCTGAACCAGGTGTTCCACAACCTGTTCTATGAGCCCGCGGACCGCCCCCTGACCCTGGACATGCTGGCCCGGCTGCGCCAGAAGACGGACCGGAACATCCGGCAGCACCTGGTCTCCATGAGGGAGGAGTCCCAGCGCCAGCATCGGGGGATCCTGGCGGCGGTGGAGGCCCGGGACCTGCCCCGGGCGCTGGAGGCCCTGGGGGAGCACCTGGCCTACACCTCCAACGACCTGCAGTCCTACATGCGTCTGGAGGAGGGGGCGAAGAAGCGCCGCTGA
- a CDS encoding chemotaxis protein CheX has protein sequence MALASVVSTLVNAYAGSVVSVSQTLGVEAVFQKTEIATGVNAPGSRVAALIGIVGAGLHGTAALMADMEGFSIYVKALTGGMIEANPEDPMSMSVLGELTNMTSGQALMKVDLPGLDITPPQLITGDNIKAVPPRKADVKSFTLPFQVGGQGRIYLVLSFHE, from the coding sequence ATGGCATTAGCTTCGGTGGTTTCCACGCTGGTCAACGCCTACGCGGGTTCGGTGGTGTCGGTGAGCCAGACCCTGGGGGTCGAGGCGGTCTTCCAGAAGACGGAGATCGCCACGGGGGTCAACGCCCCGGGCAGCCGTGTGGCGGCCCTCATCGGCATCGTGGGGGCGGGCCTCCACGGCACCGCCGCCCTCATGGCGGATATGGAAGGTTTCAGCATCTACGTGAAGGCCCTCACGGGAGGCATGATCGAGGCCAATCCCGAGGATCCCATGTCCATGAGCGTCCTGGGGGAGCTGACCAACATGACCAGCGGCCAGGCCCTCATGAAGGTGGACCTTCCGGGTCTGGACATCACCCCGCCCCAGCTCATCACGGGGGACAACATCAAGGCCGTTCCGCCCCGGAAAGCCGACGTCAAGAGCTTCACCCTCCCCTTCCAGGTGGGGGGGCAGGGGCGCATCTACCTGGTCCTCTCCTTCCACGAGTAG